One Amphiprion ocellaris isolate individual 3 ecotype Okinawa chromosome 5, ASM2253959v1, whole genome shotgun sequence genomic region harbors:
- the tacc1 gene encoding transforming acidic coiled-coil-containing protein 1 isoform X1 yields MSWLSPVSWAKWTWTAVRGGEGEEDGEEQEANEEREQCGGREEEEEEEEERSQSCSSDSEGHFDTPEAATPVHNPPTIPGELENNNTHAVKTALEQEENLIVSAPVADQDIFLNHTMGQDEPAVPMGGPLEINIQTLEEQTEHLPEDLGSVPAPDSPSLKEEAKFATPFSGPSQDQTPLLAADPIPDLAPGPAPTPEPDSVLNSEPATSSAPEVPEEKPLAEPEIQCNGLSSQAESTRKTKTNKSKPPSLKMKASLNELAETNEEQELPLPKATYNFDPDKLDDSFNPFISGGSKIQNSPPPCGPGSLPRLEPLGSSVPTSEDSSAAQADLGMMDSATEVKPVLLEFGLDEGTVSKPPPRKLGGKKTISKLSAKKQKPKASETSSKPASEPTVSETDPQPVLEQLSQPEPVPQSISEPVSAPVAETSLPVSDSSAPLNLDDVPIPKTGSYNFDPSQWDDPNFNPFGGSSKMSSSPVLPKGSYSFDPDNFDDSVDSFKPSKSLNTEDSSSSAPQPEKKVKDGGKPKAGQPPGDKKVRQIPKKSKERTITKSEQVKFLCFLLNSCKLQKYDESQSLVLDVCNQDEDEVVVQTPQITQRVHHATDEEKLASTCMMGQTTDSREDRGEPECNKAPAKKQPIKDISAMDGPESKITDDLEEKDCFSLKDDTSEISMNQTTKMMCSEAPDAVALSQDGLPLSEMDKAAVLTLIREEIITKEIEVNEWKRKYEESRAEVMEMRKIVAEYEKTVAQMIEDDQQQKTLTSSKSVRQLTLERDQALADLNSVERSFADLFRRYENMKGVLEGFKKNEEVLKKCAQDYLMRIKQEEQRYQTLKVHAEEKLDKANEEIAQVRGKANAEGVALNASLRKEQMKVESLERAVLQKNQEIEELTKICDELIAKLGTE; encoded by the exons ATGTCTTGGCTGTCACCGGTGTCATGGGCCAAATGGACGTGGACGGCGGTGAGAgggggagaaggagaggaggatggagaggagcAGGAGGCCAACGAGGAGAGGGAGCAGTGTggagggagagaagaggaagaggaggaggaggaggagaggtctCAAAGCTGCAG CTCTGACTCAGAGGGCCACTTTGATACTCCTGAAGCAGCGACTCCTGTCCACAACCCTCCGACCATCCCAGGAGAGCTGGAGAACAACAACACCCATGCAGTCAAAACAG ccTTGGAGCAGGAGGAGAACCTCATAGTGAGTGCTCCTGTAGCGGATCAGGATATTTTCCTCAATCACACCATGGGTCAGGATGAGCCTGCAGTCCCCATGGGTGGTCCGCTCGAAATAAACATCCAGACGCTTGAAGAACAAACAGAGCACCTTCCTGAAGACTTGGGCTCTGTGCCTGCTCCTGATTCACCCTCACTGAAGGAAGAGGCTAAATTTGCAACTCCATTCTCTGGCCCATCCCAAGACCAAACCCCCCTCCTAGCTGCAGATCCCATCCCAGATCTGGCTCCAGGTCCTGCTCCCACCCCAGAACCAGATTCAGTTCTTAACAGTGAACCTGCAACCTCCTCAGCTCCAGAGGTACCTGAGGAGAAACCTCTTGCTGAACCAGAGATACAGTGCAATGGCCTCTCCAGCCAGGCAGAATCCACTCGAAAGACTAAAACCAATAAATCCAAACCTCCGTCTCTAAAAATGAAGGCTTCACTGAATGAGCTTGCTGAAACAAATGAGGAACAAGAACTTCCTCTTCCCAAGGCCACCTATAACTTTGACCCGGACAAGCTGGACGACAGCTTTAACCCCTTCATCAGCGGCGGATCCAAAATCCAGAACTCTCCCCCACCATGCGGCCCAGGATCTCTCCCCAGACTGGAGCCTCTCGGTAGCTCAGTTCCCACGTCTGAGGACAGCTCAGCAGCACAAGCAGACTTGGGAATGATGGATTCAGCAACAGAAGTGAAGCCTGTGTTGTTGGAGTTTGGTCTGGATGAGGGAACAGTCAGCAAACCTCCTCCAAGGAAATTAGGGGGGAAAAAGACAATCAGTAAACTTTCTGCAAAGAAGCAGAAGCCCAAAGCATCTGAGACTTCTAGCAAACCTGCGTCAGAACCCACAGTGTCAGAAACAGATCCTCAACCAGTGTTAGAACAACTTTCTCAACCAGAACCAGTTCCTCAGTCTATATCAGAACCAGTTTCAGCTCCTGTTGCAGAAACGTCTCTACCAGTTTCAGACTCTTCAGCACCTCTGAACCTGGACGACGTTCCCATTCCTAAGACTGGATCCTATAACTTTGATCCCAGTCAGTGGGACGACCCAAACTTCAATCCATTTGGTGGCAGCAGCAAGATGAGCAGCTCTCCGGTGCTCCCTAAGGGTTCCTACAGCTTCGACCCGGACAATTTTGATGATTCTGTGGACTCTTTCAAACCTTCTAAAAGCCTGAACACAGAGGACTCGTCCAGTAGCGCCCCACAGCCAGAGAAAAAAGTCAAAGATGGAGGCAAACCGAAAGCAGGGCAGCCGCCTGGGGACAAGAAAGTGAGGCAGATTCCCAAGAAAAGCAAAGAGAGAACAATCAC GAAATCTGAACAAGTCaagtttctctgttttctgtt GAATTCCTGTAAACTACAAAAATACGATGAAAGCCAGTCCTTGGTTCTTGACGTGTGTAATCAG GATGAGGATGAAGTGGTGGTTCAAACCCCACAGATCACTCAGCGAGTTCATCACGCCACCGATGAGGAGAAGCTGGCTTCAACTTGTATGATGGGTCAGACAACAGACAGCcgggaggacagaggagagccTGAATGCAACAAAGCACCAGCGAAAAAACAGCCAATCAAAGATATATCTGCCATGGACG GTCCTGAGAGCAAAATTACAGAtgacctggaggagaaggactgCTTCAGCCTGAAAGATGATACA AGTGAGATATCCatgaaccaaacaacaaaaatgatgtgCAGTGAGGCTCCTGACGCAGTGGCCCTGTCCCAGGACGGCCTTCCTCTGAGTGAGATGGACAAGGCTGCAGTGCTGACGCTGATCAGAGAAGAG ATTATCACAAAAGAGATCGAGGTCAACGAGTGGAAGAGAAAATATGaggagagcagagcagaagTCATGGAGATGAG GAAAATAGTTGCAGAATATGAGAAAACAGTTGCACAGATGATTG AGGAtgatcagcagcagaagacTCTGACCAGCAGTAAGTCAGTCAGGCAGTTGACCTTGGAGAGGGATCAGGCCCTGGCTGACCTCAACTCAGTGGAGCGATCCTTCGCTGACCTCTTCAGGAGGTACGAGAACATGAAGGGAGTCTTGGAGGGATTCAAGAAG AATGAGGAGGTGCTGAAGAAGTGCGCCCAGGACTACCTGATGCGTATCAAGCAGGAGGAGCAGCGATATCAAACCCTCAAAGTCCACGCTGAGGAGAAACTAGACAA AGCTAATGAGGAGATCGCTCAGGTACGTGGCAAGGCCAACGCTGAGGGTGTCGCTCTGAACGCCAGCCTGAGAAAGGAGCAGATGAAAGTGGAGTCATTAGAAAGAGCTGTCCTTCAAAAG AATCAAGAGATCGAGGAGCTTACCAAGATCTGCGACGAACTGATCGCCAAACTGGGAACAGAATAA
- the tacc1 gene encoding transforming acidic coiled-coil-containing protein 1 isoform X2, with product MSWLSPVSWAKWTWTAVRGGEGEEDGEEQEANEEREQCGGREEEEEEEEERSQSCSSDSEGHFDTPEAATPVHNPPTIPGELENNNTHAVKTALEQEENLIVSAPVADQDIFLNHTMGQDEPAVPMGGPLEINIQTLEEQTEHLPEDLGSVPAPDSPSLKEEAKFATPFSGPSQDQTPLLAADPIPDLAPGPAPTPEPDSVLNSEPATSSAPEVPEEKPLAEPEIQCNGLSSQAESTRKTKTNKSKPPSLKMKASLNELAETNEEQELPLPKATYNFDPDKLDDSFNPFISGGSKIQNSPPPCGPGSLPRLEPLGSSVPTSEDSSAAQADLGMMDSATEVKPVLLEFGLDEGTVSKPPPRKLGGKKTISKLSAKKQKPKASETSSKPASEPTVSETDPQPVLEQLSQPEPVPQSISEPVSAPVAETSLPVSDSSAPLNLDDVPIPKTGSYNFDPSQWDDPNFNPFGGSSKMSSSPVLPKGSYSFDPDNFDDSVDSFKPSKSLNTEDSSSSAPQPEKKVKDGGKPKAGQPPGDKKVRQIPKKSKERTITNSCKLQKYDESQSLVLDVCNQDEDEVVVQTPQITQRVHHATDEEKLASTCMMGQTTDSREDRGEPECNKAPAKKQPIKDISAMDGPESKITDDLEEKDCFSLKDDTSEISMNQTTKMMCSEAPDAVALSQDGLPLSEMDKAAVLTLIREEIITKEIEVNEWKRKYEESRAEVMEMRKIVAEYEKTVAQMIEDDQQQKTLTSSKSVRQLTLERDQALADLNSVERSFADLFRRYENMKGVLEGFKKNEEVLKKCAQDYLMRIKQEEQRYQTLKVHAEEKLDKANEEIAQVRGKANAEGVALNASLRKEQMKVESLERAVLQKNQEIEELTKICDELIAKLGTE from the exons ATGTCTTGGCTGTCACCGGTGTCATGGGCCAAATGGACGTGGACGGCGGTGAGAgggggagaaggagaggaggatggagaggagcAGGAGGCCAACGAGGAGAGGGAGCAGTGTggagggagagaagaggaagaggaggaggaggaggagaggtctCAAAGCTGCAG CTCTGACTCAGAGGGCCACTTTGATACTCCTGAAGCAGCGACTCCTGTCCACAACCCTCCGACCATCCCAGGAGAGCTGGAGAACAACAACACCCATGCAGTCAAAACAG ccTTGGAGCAGGAGGAGAACCTCATAGTGAGTGCTCCTGTAGCGGATCAGGATATTTTCCTCAATCACACCATGGGTCAGGATGAGCCTGCAGTCCCCATGGGTGGTCCGCTCGAAATAAACATCCAGACGCTTGAAGAACAAACAGAGCACCTTCCTGAAGACTTGGGCTCTGTGCCTGCTCCTGATTCACCCTCACTGAAGGAAGAGGCTAAATTTGCAACTCCATTCTCTGGCCCATCCCAAGACCAAACCCCCCTCCTAGCTGCAGATCCCATCCCAGATCTGGCTCCAGGTCCTGCTCCCACCCCAGAACCAGATTCAGTTCTTAACAGTGAACCTGCAACCTCCTCAGCTCCAGAGGTACCTGAGGAGAAACCTCTTGCTGAACCAGAGATACAGTGCAATGGCCTCTCCAGCCAGGCAGAATCCACTCGAAAGACTAAAACCAATAAATCCAAACCTCCGTCTCTAAAAATGAAGGCTTCACTGAATGAGCTTGCTGAAACAAATGAGGAACAAGAACTTCCTCTTCCCAAGGCCACCTATAACTTTGACCCGGACAAGCTGGACGACAGCTTTAACCCCTTCATCAGCGGCGGATCCAAAATCCAGAACTCTCCCCCACCATGCGGCCCAGGATCTCTCCCCAGACTGGAGCCTCTCGGTAGCTCAGTTCCCACGTCTGAGGACAGCTCAGCAGCACAAGCAGACTTGGGAATGATGGATTCAGCAACAGAAGTGAAGCCTGTGTTGTTGGAGTTTGGTCTGGATGAGGGAACAGTCAGCAAACCTCCTCCAAGGAAATTAGGGGGGAAAAAGACAATCAGTAAACTTTCTGCAAAGAAGCAGAAGCCCAAAGCATCTGAGACTTCTAGCAAACCTGCGTCAGAACCCACAGTGTCAGAAACAGATCCTCAACCAGTGTTAGAACAACTTTCTCAACCAGAACCAGTTCCTCAGTCTATATCAGAACCAGTTTCAGCTCCTGTTGCAGAAACGTCTCTACCAGTTTCAGACTCTTCAGCACCTCTGAACCTGGACGACGTTCCCATTCCTAAGACTGGATCCTATAACTTTGATCCCAGTCAGTGGGACGACCCAAACTTCAATCCATTTGGTGGCAGCAGCAAGATGAGCAGCTCTCCGGTGCTCCCTAAGGGTTCCTACAGCTTCGACCCGGACAATTTTGATGATTCTGTGGACTCTTTCAAACCTTCTAAAAGCCTGAACACAGAGGACTCGTCCAGTAGCGCCCCACAGCCAGAGAAAAAAGTCAAAGATGGAGGCAAACCGAAAGCAGGGCAGCCGCCTGGGGACAAGAAAGTGAGGCAGATTCCCAAGAAAAGCAAAGAGAGAACAATCAC GAATTCCTGTAAACTACAAAAATACGATGAAAGCCAGTCCTTGGTTCTTGACGTGTGTAATCAG GATGAGGATGAAGTGGTGGTTCAAACCCCACAGATCACTCAGCGAGTTCATCACGCCACCGATGAGGAGAAGCTGGCTTCAACTTGTATGATGGGTCAGACAACAGACAGCcgggaggacagaggagagccTGAATGCAACAAAGCACCAGCGAAAAAACAGCCAATCAAAGATATATCTGCCATGGACG GTCCTGAGAGCAAAATTACAGAtgacctggaggagaaggactgCTTCAGCCTGAAAGATGATACA AGTGAGATATCCatgaaccaaacaacaaaaatgatgtgCAGTGAGGCTCCTGACGCAGTGGCCCTGTCCCAGGACGGCCTTCCTCTGAGTGAGATGGACAAGGCTGCAGTGCTGACGCTGATCAGAGAAGAG ATTATCACAAAAGAGATCGAGGTCAACGAGTGGAAGAGAAAATATGaggagagcagagcagaagTCATGGAGATGAG GAAAATAGTTGCAGAATATGAGAAAACAGTTGCACAGATGATTG AGGAtgatcagcagcagaagacTCTGACCAGCAGTAAGTCAGTCAGGCAGTTGACCTTGGAGAGGGATCAGGCCCTGGCTGACCTCAACTCAGTGGAGCGATCCTTCGCTGACCTCTTCAGGAGGTACGAGAACATGAAGGGAGTCTTGGAGGGATTCAAGAAG AATGAGGAGGTGCTGAAGAAGTGCGCCCAGGACTACCTGATGCGTATCAAGCAGGAGGAGCAGCGATATCAAACCCTCAAAGTCCACGCTGAGGAGAAACTAGACAA AGCTAATGAGGAGATCGCTCAGGTACGTGGCAAGGCCAACGCTGAGGGTGTCGCTCTGAACGCCAGCCTGAGAAAGGAGCAGATGAAAGTGGAGTCATTAGAAAGAGCTGTCCTTCAAAAG AATCAAGAGATCGAGGAGCTTACCAAGATCTGCGACGAACTGATCGCCAAACTGGGAACAGAATAA
- the tacc1 gene encoding transforming acidic coiled-coil-containing protein 1 isoform X4, translated as MGQDEPAVPMGGPLEINIQTLEEQTEHLPEDLGSVPAPDSPSLKEEAKFATPFSGPSQDQTPLLAADPIPDLAPGPAPTPEPDSVLNSEPATSSAPEVPEEKPLAEPEIQCNGLSSQAESTRKTKTNKSKPPSLKMKASLNELAETNEEQELPLPKATYNFDPDKLDDSFNPFISGGSKIQNSPPPCGPGSLPRLEPLGSSVPTSEDSSAAQADLGMMDSATEVKPVLLEFGLDEGTVSKPPPRKLGGKKTISKLSAKKQKPKASETSSKPASEPTVSETDPQPVLEQLSQPEPVPQSISEPVSAPVAETSLPVSDSSAPLNLDDVPIPKTGSYNFDPSQWDDPNFNPFGGSSKMSSSPVLPKGSYSFDPDNFDDSVDSFKPSKSLNTEDSSSSAPQPEKKVKDGGKPKAGQPPGDKKVRQIPKKSKERTITKSEQVKFLCFLLNSCKLQKYDESQSLVLDVCNQDEDEVVVQTPQITQRVHHATDEEKLASTCMMGQTTDSREDRGEPECNKAPAKKQPIKDISAMDGPESKITDDLEEKDCFSLKDDTSEISMNQTTKMMCSEAPDAVALSQDGLPLSEMDKAAVLTLIREEIITKEIEVNEWKRKYEESRAEVMEMRKIVAEYEKTVAQMIEDDQQQKTLTSSKSVRQLTLERDQALADLNSVERSFADLFRRYENMKGVLEGFKKNEEVLKKCAQDYLMRIKQEEQRYQTLKVHAEEKLDKANEEIAQVRGKANAEGVALNASLRKEQMKVESLERAVLQKNQEIEELTKICDELIAKLGTE; from the exons ATGGGTCAGGATGAGCCTGCAGTCCCCATGGGTGGTCCGCTCGAAATAAACATCCAGACGCTTGAAGAACAAACAGAGCACCTTCCTGAAGACTTGGGCTCTGTGCCTGCTCCTGATTCACCCTCACTGAAGGAAGAGGCTAAATTTGCAACTCCATTCTCTGGCCCATCCCAAGACCAAACCCCCCTCCTAGCTGCAGATCCCATCCCAGATCTGGCTCCAGGTCCTGCTCCCACCCCAGAACCAGATTCAGTTCTTAACAGTGAACCTGCAACCTCCTCAGCTCCAGAGGTACCTGAGGAGAAACCTCTTGCTGAACCAGAGATACAGTGCAATGGCCTCTCCAGCCAGGCAGAATCCACTCGAAAGACTAAAACCAATAAATCCAAACCTCCGTCTCTAAAAATGAAGGCTTCACTGAATGAGCTTGCTGAAACAAATGAGGAACAAGAACTTCCTCTTCCCAAGGCCACCTATAACTTTGACCCGGACAAGCTGGACGACAGCTTTAACCCCTTCATCAGCGGCGGATCCAAAATCCAGAACTCTCCCCCACCATGCGGCCCAGGATCTCTCCCCAGACTGGAGCCTCTCGGTAGCTCAGTTCCCACGTCTGAGGACAGCTCAGCAGCACAAGCAGACTTGGGAATGATGGATTCAGCAACAGAAGTGAAGCCTGTGTTGTTGGAGTTTGGTCTGGATGAGGGAACAGTCAGCAAACCTCCTCCAAGGAAATTAGGGGGGAAAAAGACAATCAGTAAACTTTCTGCAAAGAAGCAGAAGCCCAAAGCATCTGAGACTTCTAGCAAACCTGCGTCAGAACCCACAGTGTCAGAAACAGATCCTCAACCAGTGTTAGAACAACTTTCTCAACCAGAACCAGTTCCTCAGTCTATATCAGAACCAGTTTCAGCTCCTGTTGCAGAAACGTCTCTACCAGTTTCAGACTCTTCAGCACCTCTGAACCTGGACGACGTTCCCATTCCTAAGACTGGATCCTATAACTTTGATCCCAGTCAGTGGGACGACCCAAACTTCAATCCATTTGGTGGCAGCAGCAAGATGAGCAGCTCTCCGGTGCTCCCTAAGGGTTCCTACAGCTTCGACCCGGACAATTTTGATGATTCTGTGGACTCTTTCAAACCTTCTAAAAGCCTGAACACAGAGGACTCGTCCAGTAGCGCCCCACAGCCAGAGAAAAAAGTCAAAGATGGAGGCAAACCGAAAGCAGGGCAGCCGCCTGGGGACAAGAAAGTGAGGCAGATTCCCAAGAAAAGCAAAGAGAGAACAATCAC GAAATCTGAACAAGTCaagtttctctgttttctgtt GAATTCCTGTAAACTACAAAAATACGATGAAAGCCAGTCCTTGGTTCTTGACGTGTGTAATCAG GATGAGGATGAAGTGGTGGTTCAAACCCCACAGATCACTCAGCGAGTTCATCACGCCACCGATGAGGAGAAGCTGGCTTCAACTTGTATGATGGGTCAGACAACAGACAGCcgggaggacagaggagagccTGAATGCAACAAAGCACCAGCGAAAAAACAGCCAATCAAAGATATATCTGCCATGGACG GTCCTGAGAGCAAAATTACAGAtgacctggaggagaaggactgCTTCAGCCTGAAAGATGATACA AGTGAGATATCCatgaaccaaacaacaaaaatgatgtgCAGTGAGGCTCCTGACGCAGTGGCCCTGTCCCAGGACGGCCTTCCTCTGAGTGAGATGGACAAGGCTGCAGTGCTGACGCTGATCAGAGAAGAG ATTATCACAAAAGAGATCGAGGTCAACGAGTGGAAGAGAAAATATGaggagagcagagcagaagTCATGGAGATGAG GAAAATAGTTGCAGAATATGAGAAAACAGTTGCACAGATGATTG AGGAtgatcagcagcagaagacTCTGACCAGCAGTAAGTCAGTCAGGCAGTTGACCTTGGAGAGGGATCAGGCCCTGGCTGACCTCAACTCAGTGGAGCGATCCTTCGCTGACCTCTTCAGGAGGTACGAGAACATGAAGGGAGTCTTGGAGGGATTCAAGAAG AATGAGGAGGTGCTGAAGAAGTGCGCCCAGGACTACCTGATGCGTATCAAGCAGGAGGAGCAGCGATATCAAACCCTCAAAGTCCACGCTGAGGAGAAACTAGACAA AGCTAATGAGGAGATCGCTCAGGTACGTGGCAAGGCCAACGCTGAGGGTGTCGCTCTGAACGCCAGCCTGAGAAAGGAGCAGATGAAAGTGGAGTCATTAGAAAGAGCTGTCCTTCAAAAG AATCAAGAGATCGAGGAGCTTACCAAGATCTGCGACGAACTGATCGCCAAACTGGGAACAGAATAA
- the tacc1 gene encoding transforming acidic coiled-coil-containing protein 1 isoform X3, which translates to MGGNISQKKGSRRASSRSYTNSITSDSEGHFDTPEAATPVHNPPTIPGELENNNTHAVKTALEQEENLIVSAPVADQDIFLNHTMGQDEPAVPMGGPLEINIQTLEEQTEHLPEDLGSVPAPDSPSLKEEAKFATPFSGPSQDQTPLLAADPIPDLAPGPAPTPEPDSVLNSEPATSSAPEVPEEKPLAEPEIQCNGLSSQAESTRKTKTNKSKPPSLKMKASLNELAETNEEQELPLPKATYNFDPDKLDDSFNPFISGGSKIQNSPPPCGPGSLPRLEPLGSSVPTSEDSSAAQADLGMMDSATEVKPVLLEFGLDEGTVSKPPPRKLGGKKTISKLSAKKQKPKASETSSKPASEPTVSETDPQPVLEQLSQPEPVPQSISEPVSAPVAETSLPVSDSSAPLNLDDVPIPKTGSYNFDPSQWDDPNFNPFGGSSKMSSSPVLPKGSYSFDPDNFDDSVDSFKPSKSLNTEDSSSSAPQPEKKVKDGGKPKAGQPPGDKKVRQIPKKSKERTITKSEQVKFLCFLLNSCKLQKYDESQSLVLDVCNQDEDEVVVQTPQITQRVHHATDEEKLASTCMMGQTTDSREDRGEPECNKAPAKKQPIKDISAMDGPESKITDDLEEKDCFSLKDDTSEISMNQTTKMMCSEAPDAVALSQDGLPLSEMDKAAVLTLIREEIITKEIEVNEWKRKYEESRAEVMEMRKIVAEYEKTVAQMIEDDQQQKTLTSSKSVRQLTLERDQALADLNSVERSFADLFRRYENMKGVLEGFKKNEEVLKKCAQDYLMRIKQEEQRYQTLKVHAEEKLDKANEEIAQVRGKANAEGVALNASLRKEQMKVESLERAVLQKNQEIEELTKICDELIAKLGTE; encoded by the exons CTCTGACTCAGAGGGCCACTTTGATACTCCTGAAGCAGCGACTCCTGTCCACAACCCTCCGACCATCCCAGGAGAGCTGGAGAACAACAACACCCATGCAGTCAAAACAG ccTTGGAGCAGGAGGAGAACCTCATAGTGAGTGCTCCTGTAGCGGATCAGGATATTTTCCTCAATCACACCATGGGTCAGGATGAGCCTGCAGTCCCCATGGGTGGTCCGCTCGAAATAAACATCCAGACGCTTGAAGAACAAACAGAGCACCTTCCTGAAGACTTGGGCTCTGTGCCTGCTCCTGATTCACCCTCACTGAAGGAAGAGGCTAAATTTGCAACTCCATTCTCTGGCCCATCCCAAGACCAAACCCCCCTCCTAGCTGCAGATCCCATCCCAGATCTGGCTCCAGGTCCTGCTCCCACCCCAGAACCAGATTCAGTTCTTAACAGTGAACCTGCAACCTCCTCAGCTCCAGAGGTACCTGAGGAGAAACCTCTTGCTGAACCAGAGATACAGTGCAATGGCCTCTCCAGCCAGGCAGAATCCACTCGAAAGACTAAAACCAATAAATCCAAACCTCCGTCTCTAAAAATGAAGGCTTCACTGAATGAGCTTGCTGAAACAAATGAGGAACAAGAACTTCCTCTTCCCAAGGCCACCTATAACTTTGACCCGGACAAGCTGGACGACAGCTTTAACCCCTTCATCAGCGGCGGATCCAAAATCCAGAACTCTCCCCCACCATGCGGCCCAGGATCTCTCCCCAGACTGGAGCCTCTCGGTAGCTCAGTTCCCACGTCTGAGGACAGCTCAGCAGCACAAGCAGACTTGGGAATGATGGATTCAGCAACAGAAGTGAAGCCTGTGTTGTTGGAGTTTGGTCTGGATGAGGGAACAGTCAGCAAACCTCCTCCAAGGAAATTAGGGGGGAAAAAGACAATCAGTAAACTTTCTGCAAAGAAGCAGAAGCCCAAAGCATCTGAGACTTCTAGCAAACCTGCGTCAGAACCCACAGTGTCAGAAACAGATCCTCAACCAGTGTTAGAACAACTTTCTCAACCAGAACCAGTTCCTCAGTCTATATCAGAACCAGTTTCAGCTCCTGTTGCAGAAACGTCTCTACCAGTTTCAGACTCTTCAGCACCTCTGAACCTGGACGACGTTCCCATTCCTAAGACTGGATCCTATAACTTTGATCCCAGTCAGTGGGACGACCCAAACTTCAATCCATTTGGTGGCAGCAGCAAGATGAGCAGCTCTCCGGTGCTCCCTAAGGGTTCCTACAGCTTCGACCCGGACAATTTTGATGATTCTGTGGACTCTTTCAAACCTTCTAAAAGCCTGAACACAGAGGACTCGTCCAGTAGCGCCCCACAGCCAGAGAAAAAAGTCAAAGATGGAGGCAAACCGAAAGCAGGGCAGCCGCCTGGGGACAAGAAAGTGAGGCAGATTCCCAAGAAAAGCAAAGAGAGAACAATCAC GAAATCTGAACAAGTCaagtttctctgttttctgtt GAATTCCTGTAAACTACAAAAATACGATGAAAGCCAGTCCTTGGTTCTTGACGTGTGTAATCAG GATGAGGATGAAGTGGTGGTTCAAACCCCACAGATCACTCAGCGAGTTCATCACGCCACCGATGAGGAGAAGCTGGCTTCAACTTGTATGATGGGTCAGACAACAGACAGCcgggaggacagaggagagccTGAATGCAACAAAGCACCAGCGAAAAAACAGCCAATCAAAGATATATCTGCCATGGACG GTCCTGAGAGCAAAATTACAGAtgacctggaggagaaggactgCTTCAGCCTGAAAGATGATACA AGTGAGATATCCatgaaccaaacaacaaaaatgatgtgCAGTGAGGCTCCTGACGCAGTGGCCCTGTCCCAGGACGGCCTTCCTCTGAGTGAGATGGACAAGGCTGCAGTGCTGACGCTGATCAGAGAAGAG ATTATCACAAAAGAGATCGAGGTCAACGAGTGGAAGAGAAAATATGaggagagcagagcagaagTCATGGAGATGAG GAAAATAGTTGCAGAATATGAGAAAACAGTTGCACAGATGATTG AGGAtgatcagcagcagaagacTCTGACCAGCAGTAAGTCAGTCAGGCAGTTGACCTTGGAGAGGGATCAGGCCCTGGCTGACCTCAACTCAGTGGAGCGATCCTTCGCTGACCTCTTCAGGAGGTACGAGAACATGAAGGGAGTCTTGGAGGGATTCAAGAAG AATGAGGAGGTGCTGAAGAAGTGCGCCCAGGACTACCTGATGCGTATCAAGCAGGAGGAGCAGCGATATCAAACCCTCAAAGTCCACGCTGAGGAGAAACTAGACAA AGCTAATGAGGAGATCGCTCAGGTACGTGGCAAGGCCAACGCTGAGGGTGTCGCTCTGAACGCCAGCCTGAGAAAGGAGCAGATGAAAGTGGAGTCATTAGAAAGAGCTGTCCTTCAAAAG AATCAAGAGATCGAGGAGCTTACCAAGATCTGCGACGAACTGATCGCCAAACTGGGAACAGAATAA